Proteins from a single region of Nerophis ophidion isolate RoL-2023_Sa linkage group LG10, RoL_Noph_v1.0, whole genome shotgun sequence:
- the LOC133560548 gene encoding protein bicaudal D homolog 1-like isoform X3, which yields MAAGGAAAGGCGDTVEQCRAEVERLSRELAEANREKIRAAECGLAVLEENQNWKQQYAELEAEQEALRQELDQLQEAFGQAYSAQRKVAEDGESKEETLLEESATKEAYYIGRLLELQAELKHSKAAAANALADNEHLSSLLQELQEQSNEMLELQRSRMREEITEYRYRESRLTQDYTELEEENISLQKLVSTLKQNQVEFEVLKHEIKVLEEETEVLENQLRDALRLKDMSDSHLEEALESLNSEREQKKHLRRELVHHLSMCDVAFTGSAHLTFNSAPPSGTATPTTLLSPTAEETTRCNGHVQGATRLLTAAGSATGANGGAGRKAEGVTSSDLFSEINLTEVQKLKQQLLTVEHEKVALITSLQESQTQLQHTQGALTEQHEKALRLSQKVSALSWGKQVAQASTASQLYPEDLLELDKVKDEEIEVDKHGRADDRWTFAHQSPSLQILQCKYQVAVTEVIELKSEVKALLGRLAQCGEGPVQEKSRGNAHLQKLERQVTSLEKSCQEGKEKVASLETELQTAQSAASESQNALNAAQDELVMLSEELAQLYHHVCLCNNETPNRVMLDYYRQGRGLKGLCANLKAMSSDNSKVLLTPRLSRRMAAAATTSTSEDSRSPSESPSKEPLPAGDRGGKKGDKEWIQGQSQQSLTSSTPPTRSPSISASSSSSSSSSPALEPVSELRREPMNIYNLNAIIREQVKHLQRAVDRSLQLSRQRAAARELSPLLDKDKESCMQEILKLKSLLSTKREQIATLRLVLKANKQTAEVALTNLKSKYEAEKSMVTDTMKKLRNELKALKEDAATFSSLRAMFATRCDEYVNQLDDMQRQLAASEDEKKTLNSLLRMAIQQKLALTQRLEDLAFDQEQTCRNRGSRLIRRKSTPPKVSLPTSASTADLAQGAGAALVRSSPSASCLTSPTLVNSEVPTTVAAKTASPSSMSQIFPRSPSSPSISSPPQPNETSSSTPQSLTPTKWRLGVRTFAVDSHCFNISSPFSRSLAASRHITPDTQTTPKPNQTGSAPSSPYRSTTLGFRRPLWSPSLRTRPFSSLMGTSGHHTSSSSSSYLSSHPVASPHNYSSTYYSSSGTASYSHTTHYTPLYPRYYGSYRP from the exons ATGGCCGCCGGTGGGGCAGCAGCAGGAGGATGCGGAGACACGGTGGAGCAGTGCCGAGCCGAGGTGGAGCGTCTAAGCCGGGAGCTAGCGGAGGCCAATCGCGAGAAGATCCGGGCGGCGGAGTGCGGGCTGGCGGTGCTAGAGGAGAACCAGAACTGGAAGCAGCAGTACGCCGAGCTGGAGGCCGAGCAGGAGGCTCTGAGGCAGGAGCTGGACCAGCTGCAGGAG GCATTTGGCCAAGCCTACTCCGCCCAGCGTAAGGTGGCTGAAGATGGCGAGAGCAAAGAGGAGACGCTATTAGAGGAGTCAGCCACCAAAGAAGCCTACTACATAGGTCGCCTCCTGGAGCTCCAAGCCGAGCTCAAACACAGCAAGGCCGCTGCTGCCAATGCGCTGGCTGACAATGAACATCTGAGCAGCCTTTTACAGGAACTGCAAGAG CAGAGCAACGAGATGTTGGAACTGCAGCGTAGCCGCATGCGGGAGGAGATCACAGAGTACAGGTATCGAGAGTCCAGGCTGACGCAGGACTACACCGAGCTGGAAGAGGAGAACATTTCTCTGCAGAAACTGGTTTCAACTCTCAAACAGAATCAG GTGGAATTTGAAGTCCTAAAACATGAAATCAAGGTTTTGGAGGAAGAAACAGAGGTCTTGGAGAACCAGTTACGGGATGCTCTGCGTTTGAAGGACATGTCTGATTCGCATCTAGAAGAGGCACTGGAGTCTCTAAACAGCGAGCGCGAGCAAAAGAAACACCTGCGTAGGGAGTTGGTTCACCATCTGAGCATGTGTGACGTCGCCTTCACTGGCAGCGCACACCTGACCTTTAACTCCGCCCCACCCAGTGGCACGGCTACCCCAACAACACTGCTCTCCCCAACTGCAGAAGAAACAACACG GTGTAACGGCCATGTACAAGGTGCGACACGGTTGCTGACAGCTGCAGGGTCGGCGACCGGTGCTAATGGAGGCGCAGGTCGAAAAGCTGAGGGTGTGACATCGTCTGACCTTTTCAGTGAAATTAACCTGACAGAGGTTCAGAAGCTCAAACAGCAACTGTTGACT GTGGAACATGAGAAAGTGGCATTGATAACCAGTTTGCAGGAGTCCCAGACTCAGCTCCAGCACACCCAGGGGGCTCTAACTGAACAGCACGAAAAGGCCCTCCGCCTCAGTCAGAAGGTCAGTGCCCTCTCCTGGGGGAAGCAAGTCGCACAGGCCAGTACGGCCTCTCAGCTTTATCCTGAGGACCTTTTGGAACTCGACAAGGTTAAAGATGAAGAAATTGAGGTTGACAAGCATGGGAGAGCGGATGATAGGTGGACATTTGCACACCAGTCACCGAGTTTGCAGATCCTGCAGTGCAAATACCAGGTGGCTGTGACTGAGGTTATTGAGCTCAAGTCAGAAGTGAAAGCCCTGCTTGGCCGATTGGCTCAATGTGGGGAAGGCCCGGTGCAGGAGAAGTCAAGAGGAAATGCTCACCTACAGAAGCTAGAGAGACAGGTGACCTCACTGGAAAAGAGCTGCCAGGAGGGAAAGGAAAAG GTGGCTAGTTTGGAGACTGAGTTGCAGACAGCACAGTCAGCCGCCAGTGAGAGTCAAAACGCTTTGAATGCTGCTCAGGATGAACTGGTGATGCTGAGTGAGGAGCTTGCCCAGCTCTATCATCATGTCTGTCTGTGCAACAACGAGACACCCAACCGTGTCATGCTAGACTATTACAG ACAAGGCAGAGGGCTCAAGGGCCTTTGTGCCAATCTTAAAGCCATGTCATCTGACAACAGTAAAGTTCTCCTCACACCACGCCTTTCCAGGAGAATGGCTGCCGCTGCCACAACCTCAACTTCCGAAGATTCTCGTAGCCCCTCAGAGTCTCCGTCCAAAGAACCCCTACCTGCTGGGGACAGAGGGGGTAAGAAGGGAGACAAGGAGTGGATCCAGGGTCAGTCGCAGCAAAGCCTGACTTCCAGCACTCCTCCAACCCGCTCACCCAGCATCAGTGCCTCGTCAtcgtcctcctcctcatcatcacctGCTTTGGAACCAGTCAGTGAGCTGCGCAGAGAGCCCATGAACATCTACAACCTCAACGCCATCATCAGAGAGCAG GTGAAGCACCTCCAGCGAGCGGTGGACAGGTCTTTGCAGCTGTCCAGACAGAGAGCGGCAGCCAGGGAGCTGTCTCCTTTGCTAGACAAGGACAAGGAAAGCTGCATGCAAGAGATCCTCAAGCTCAAGTCGCTGCTTAGCACCAAGAGAGAGCAGATAGCCACACTCAGGCTGGTGCTCAAAGCTAACAAGCAG ACAGCAGAGGTGGCTCTGACCAACCTGAAAAGCAAGTACGAGGCAGAGAAGTCAATGGTGACCGACACGATGAAGAAGCTTAGGAACGAGCTGAAGGCCCTGAAAGAAGACGCGGCAACTTTCTCTTCTCTACGAGCAATGTTTGCCACCAG GTGCGATGAGTATGTAAACCAGCTGGATGACATGCAGAGACAATTGGCAGCTTCTGAGGATGAGAAGAAGACCCTGAACTCTCTTCTGAGAATGGCCATTCAGCAAAAACTGGCCCTCACCCAACGCCTAGAGGACTTGGCCTTCGATCAAGAACAAACGTGCCGCAACCGTGGCAGCAGGTTGATCCGCAGGAAGTCCACTCCTCCCAAAGTAAGTCTCCCAACTTCAGCTTCGACCGCTGACCTGGCACAAGGCGCCGGTGCAGCTTTGGTCCGCAGTAGTCCCTCCGCTTCTTGCCTTACTAGTCCAACATTAGTCAATTCTGAAGTTCCAACTACTGTGGCAGCTAAGACAGCCTCTCCCTCGTCGATGTCACAAATATTCCCCCGCAGTCCGTCATCACCAAGCATTTCTTCCCCTCCTCAACCTAACGAGACCTCGTCTTCAACCCCTCAGAGTCTGACTCCCACCAAGTGGCGCCTCGGGGTGCGAACGTTTGCGGTTGACTCCCATTGCTTCAATATTTCTTCTCCATTTTCCCGTAGTTTGGCGGCTTCAAGACATATCACCCCAGATACTCAAACCACACCCAAGCCTAACCAGACAGGGTCTGCCCCTTCCTCTCCTTATCGATCCACAACGCTGGGGTTTCGGCGCCCCTTGTGGAGCCCCTCACTCCGAACTCGTCCCTTCTCCAGTCTGATGGGAACATCGGGACATCACACTtcctcctcatcttcttcttacttgtcttcacatcCTGTGGCGTCACCCCACAATTATTCATCCACCTACTACAGCTCCTCTGGTACTGCGTCCTACAGCCACACTACCCACTACACTCCTCTCTACCCCAGATACTATGGTTCCTACCGGCCTTGA
- the LOC133560548 gene encoding protein bicaudal D homolog 1-like isoform X4: MAAGGAAAGGCGDTVEQCRAEVERLSRELAEANREKIRAAECGLAVLEENQNWKQQYAELEAEQEALRQELDQLQEAFGQAYSAQRKVAEDGESKEETLLEESATKEAYYIGRLLELQAELKHSKAAAANALADNEHLSSLLQELQESNEMLELQRSRMREEITEYRYRESRLTQDYTELEEENISLQKLVSTLKQNQVEFEVLKHEIKVLEEETEVLENQLRDALRLKDMSDSHLEEALESLNSEREQKKHLRRELVHHLSMCDVAFTGSAHLTFNSAPPSGTATPTTLLSPTAEETTRCNGHVQGATRLLTAAGSATGANGGAGRKAEGVTSSDLFSEINLTEVQKLKQQLLTVEHEKVALITSLQESQTQLQHTQGALTEQHEKALRLSQKVSALSWGKQVAQASTASQLYPEDLLELDKVKDEEIEVDKHGRADDRWTFAHQSPSLQILQCKYQVAVTEVIELKSEVKALLGRLAQCGEGPVQEKSRGNAHLQKLERQVTSLEKSCQEGKEKVASLETELQTAQSAASESQNALNAAQDELVMLSEELAQLYHHVCLCNNETPNRVMLDYYRQGRGLKGLCANLKAMSSDNSKVLLTPRLSRRMAAAATTSTSEDSRSPSESPSKEPLPAGDRGGKKGDKEWIQGQSQQSLTSSTPPTRSPSISASSSSSSSSSPALEPVSELRREPMNIYNLNAIIREQVKHLQRAVDRSLQLSRQRAAARELSPLLDKDKESCMQEILKLKSLLSTKREQIATLRLVLKANKQTAEVALTNLKSKYEAEKSMVTDTMKKLRNELKALKEDAATFSSLRAMFATRCDEYVNQLDDMQRQLAASEDEKKTLNSLLRMAIQQKLALTQRLEDLAFDQEQTCRNRGSRLIRRKSTPPKVSLPTSASTADLAQGAGAALVRSSPSASCLTSPTLVNSEVPTTVAAKTASPSSMSQIFPRSPSSPSISSPPQPNETSSSTPQSLTPTKWRLGVRTFAVDSHCFNISSPFSRSLAASRHITPDTQTTPKPNQTGSAPSSPYRSTTLGFRRPLWSPSLRTRPFSSLMGTSGHHTSSSSSSYLSSHPVASPHNYSSTYYSSSGTASYSHTTHYTPLYPRYYGSYRP, encoded by the exons ATGGCCGCCGGTGGGGCAGCAGCAGGAGGATGCGGAGACACGGTGGAGCAGTGCCGAGCCGAGGTGGAGCGTCTAAGCCGGGAGCTAGCGGAGGCCAATCGCGAGAAGATCCGGGCGGCGGAGTGCGGGCTGGCGGTGCTAGAGGAGAACCAGAACTGGAAGCAGCAGTACGCCGAGCTGGAGGCCGAGCAGGAGGCTCTGAGGCAGGAGCTGGACCAGCTGCAGGAG GCATTTGGCCAAGCCTACTCCGCCCAGCGTAAGGTGGCTGAAGATGGCGAGAGCAAAGAGGAGACGCTATTAGAGGAGTCAGCCACCAAAGAAGCCTACTACATAGGTCGCCTCCTGGAGCTCCAAGCCGAGCTCAAACACAGCAAGGCCGCTGCTGCCAATGCGCTGGCTGACAATGAACATCTGAGCAGCCTTTTACAGGAACTGCAAGAG AGCAACGAGATGTTGGAACTGCAGCGTAGCCGCATGCGGGAGGAGATCACAGAGTACAGGTATCGAGAGTCCAGGCTGACGCAGGACTACACCGAGCTGGAAGAGGAGAACATTTCTCTGCAGAAACTGGTTTCAACTCTCAAACAGAATCAG GTGGAATTTGAAGTCCTAAAACATGAAATCAAGGTTTTGGAGGAAGAAACAGAGGTCTTGGAGAACCAGTTACGGGATGCTCTGCGTTTGAAGGACATGTCTGATTCGCATCTAGAAGAGGCACTGGAGTCTCTAAACAGCGAGCGCGAGCAAAAGAAACACCTGCGTAGGGAGTTGGTTCACCATCTGAGCATGTGTGACGTCGCCTTCACTGGCAGCGCACACCTGACCTTTAACTCCGCCCCACCCAGTGGCACGGCTACCCCAACAACACTGCTCTCCCCAACTGCAGAAGAAACAACACG GTGTAACGGCCATGTACAAGGTGCGACACGGTTGCTGACAGCTGCAGGGTCGGCGACCGGTGCTAATGGAGGCGCAGGTCGAAAAGCTGAGGGTGTGACATCGTCTGACCTTTTCAGTGAAATTAACCTGACAGAGGTTCAGAAGCTCAAACAGCAACTGTTGACT GTGGAACATGAGAAAGTGGCATTGATAACCAGTTTGCAGGAGTCCCAGACTCAGCTCCAGCACACCCAGGGGGCTCTAACTGAACAGCACGAAAAGGCCCTCCGCCTCAGTCAGAAGGTCAGTGCCCTCTCCTGGGGGAAGCAAGTCGCACAGGCCAGTACGGCCTCTCAGCTTTATCCTGAGGACCTTTTGGAACTCGACAAGGTTAAAGATGAAGAAATTGAGGTTGACAAGCATGGGAGAGCGGATGATAGGTGGACATTTGCACACCAGTCACCGAGTTTGCAGATCCTGCAGTGCAAATACCAGGTGGCTGTGACTGAGGTTATTGAGCTCAAGTCAGAAGTGAAAGCCCTGCTTGGCCGATTGGCTCAATGTGGGGAAGGCCCGGTGCAGGAGAAGTCAAGAGGAAATGCTCACCTACAGAAGCTAGAGAGACAGGTGACCTCACTGGAAAAGAGCTGCCAGGAGGGAAAGGAAAAG GTGGCTAGTTTGGAGACTGAGTTGCAGACAGCACAGTCAGCCGCCAGTGAGAGTCAAAACGCTTTGAATGCTGCTCAGGATGAACTGGTGATGCTGAGTGAGGAGCTTGCCCAGCTCTATCATCATGTCTGTCTGTGCAACAACGAGACACCCAACCGTGTCATGCTAGACTATTACAG ACAAGGCAGAGGGCTCAAGGGCCTTTGTGCCAATCTTAAAGCCATGTCATCTGACAACAGTAAAGTTCTCCTCACACCACGCCTTTCCAGGAGAATGGCTGCCGCTGCCACAACCTCAACTTCCGAAGATTCTCGTAGCCCCTCAGAGTCTCCGTCCAAAGAACCCCTACCTGCTGGGGACAGAGGGGGTAAGAAGGGAGACAAGGAGTGGATCCAGGGTCAGTCGCAGCAAAGCCTGACTTCCAGCACTCCTCCAACCCGCTCACCCAGCATCAGTGCCTCGTCAtcgtcctcctcctcatcatcacctGCTTTGGAACCAGTCAGTGAGCTGCGCAGAGAGCCCATGAACATCTACAACCTCAACGCCATCATCAGAGAGCAG GTGAAGCACCTCCAGCGAGCGGTGGACAGGTCTTTGCAGCTGTCCAGACAGAGAGCGGCAGCCAGGGAGCTGTCTCCTTTGCTAGACAAGGACAAGGAAAGCTGCATGCAAGAGATCCTCAAGCTCAAGTCGCTGCTTAGCACCAAGAGAGAGCAGATAGCCACACTCAGGCTGGTGCTCAAAGCTAACAAGCAG ACAGCAGAGGTGGCTCTGACCAACCTGAAAAGCAAGTACGAGGCAGAGAAGTCAATGGTGACCGACACGATGAAGAAGCTTAGGAACGAGCTGAAGGCCCTGAAAGAAGACGCGGCAACTTTCTCTTCTCTACGAGCAATGTTTGCCACCAG GTGCGATGAGTATGTAAACCAGCTGGATGACATGCAGAGACAATTGGCAGCTTCTGAGGATGAGAAGAAGACCCTGAACTCTCTTCTGAGAATGGCCATTCAGCAAAAACTGGCCCTCACCCAACGCCTAGAGGACTTGGCCTTCGATCAAGAACAAACGTGCCGCAACCGTGGCAGCAGGTTGATCCGCAGGAAGTCCACTCCTCCCAAAGTAAGTCTCCCAACTTCAGCTTCGACCGCTGACCTGGCACAAGGCGCCGGTGCAGCTTTGGTCCGCAGTAGTCCCTCCGCTTCTTGCCTTACTAGTCCAACATTAGTCAATTCTGAAGTTCCAACTACTGTGGCAGCTAAGACAGCCTCTCCCTCGTCGATGTCACAAATATTCCCCCGCAGTCCGTCATCACCAAGCATTTCTTCCCCTCCTCAACCTAACGAGACCTCGTCTTCAACCCCTCAGAGTCTGACTCCCACCAAGTGGCGCCTCGGGGTGCGAACGTTTGCGGTTGACTCCCATTGCTTCAATATTTCTTCTCCATTTTCCCGTAGTTTGGCGGCTTCAAGACATATCACCCCAGATACTCAAACCACACCCAAGCCTAACCAGACAGGGTCTGCCCCTTCCTCTCCTTATCGATCCACAACGCTGGGGTTTCGGCGCCCCTTGTGGAGCCCCTCACTCCGAACTCGTCCCTTCTCCAGTCTGATGGGAACATCGGGACATCACACTtcctcctcatcttcttcttacttgtcttcacatcCTGTGGCGTCACCCCACAATTATTCATCCACCTACTACAGCTCCTCTGGTACTGCGTCCTACAGCCACACTACCCACTACACTCCTCTCTACCCCAGATACTATGGTTCCTACCGGCCTTGA
- the LOC133560548 gene encoding protein bicaudal D homolog 1-like isoform X5, with product MLELQRSRMREEITEYRYRESRLTQDYTELEEENISLQKLVSTLKQNQVEFEVLKHEIKVLEEETEVLENQLRDALRLKDMSDSHLEEALESLNSEREQKKHLRRELVHHLSMCDVAFTGSAHLTFNSAPPSGTATPTTLLSPTAEETTRCNGHVQGATRLLTAAGSATGANGGAGRKAEGVTSSDLFSEINLTEVQKLKQQLLTVEHEKVALITSLQESQTQLQHTQGALTEQHEKALRLSQKVSALSWGKQVAQASTASQLYPEDLLELDKVKDEEIEVDKHGRADDRWTFAHQSPSLQILQCKYQVAVTEVIELKSEVKALLGRLAQCGEGPVQEKSRGNAHLQKLERQVTSLEKSCQEGKEKVASLETELQTAQSAASESQNALNAAQDELVMLSEELAQLYHHVCLCNNETPNRVMLDYYRQGRGLKGLCANLKAMSSDNSKVLLTPRLSRRMAAAATTSTSEDSRSPSESPSKEPLPAGDRGGKKGDKEWIQGQSQQSLTSSTPPTRSPSISASSSSSSSSSPALEPVSELRREPMNIYNLNAIIREQVKHLQRAVDRSLQLSRQRAAARELSPLLDKDKESCMQEILKLKSLLSTKREQIATLRLVLKANKQTAEVALTNLKSKYEAEKSMVTDTMKKLRNELKALKEDAATFSSLRAMFATRCDEYVNQLDDMQRQLAASEDEKKTLNSLLRMAIQQKLALTQRLEDLAFDQEQTCRNRGSRLIRRKSTPPKVSLPTSASTADLAQGAGAALVRSSPSASCLTSPTLVNSEVPTTVAAKTASPSSMSQIFPRSPSSPSISSPPQPNETSSSTPQSLTPTKWRLGVRTFAVDSHCFNISSPFSRSLAASRHITPDTQTTPKPNQTGSAPSSPYRSTTLGFRRPLWSPSLRTRPFSSLMGTSGHHTSSSSSSYLSSHPVASPHNYSSTYYSSSGTASYSHTTHYTPLYPRYYGSYRP from the exons ATGTTGGAACTGCAGCGTAGCCGCATGCGGGAGGAGATCACAGAGTACAGGTATCGAGAGTCCAGGCTGACGCAGGACTACACCGAGCTGGAAGAGGAGAACATTTCTCTGCAGAAACTGGTTTCAACTCTCAAACAGAATCAG GTGGAATTTGAAGTCCTAAAACATGAAATCAAGGTTTTGGAGGAAGAAACAGAGGTCTTGGAGAACCAGTTACGGGATGCTCTGCGTTTGAAGGACATGTCTGATTCGCATCTAGAAGAGGCACTGGAGTCTCTAAACAGCGAGCGCGAGCAAAAGAAACACCTGCGTAGGGAGTTGGTTCACCATCTGAGCATGTGTGACGTCGCCTTCACTGGCAGCGCACACCTGACCTTTAACTCCGCCCCACCCAGTGGCACGGCTACCCCAACAACACTGCTCTCCCCAACTGCAGAAGAAACAACACG GTGTAACGGCCATGTACAAGGTGCGACACGGTTGCTGACAGCTGCAGGGTCGGCGACCGGTGCTAATGGAGGCGCAGGTCGAAAAGCTGAGGGTGTGACATCGTCTGACCTTTTCAGTGAAATTAACCTGACAGAGGTTCAGAAGCTCAAACAGCAACTGTTGACT GTGGAACATGAGAAAGTGGCATTGATAACCAGTTTGCAGGAGTCCCAGACTCAGCTCCAGCACACCCAGGGGGCTCTAACTGAACAGCACGAAAAGGCCCTCCGCCTCAGTCAGAAGGTCAGTGCCCTCTCCTGGGGGAAGCAAGTCGCACAGGCCAGTACGGCCTCTCAGCTTTATCCTGAGGACCTTTTGGAACTCGACAAGGTTAAAGATGAAGAAATTGAGGTTGACAAGCATGGGAGAGCGGATGATAGGTGGACATTTGCACACCAGTCACCGAGTTTGCAGATCCTGCAGTGCAAATACCAGGTGGCTGTGACTGAGGTTATTGAGCTCAAGTCAGAAGTGAAAGCCCTGCTTGGCCGATTGGCTCAATGTGGGGAAGGCCCGGTGCAGGAGAAGTCAAGAGGAAATGCTCACCTACAGAAGCTAGAGAGACAGGTGACCTCACTGGAAAAGAGCTGCCAGGAGGGAAAGGAAAAG GTGGCTAGTTTGGAGACTGAGTTGCAGACAGCACAGTCAGCCGCCAGTGAGAGTCAAAACGCTTTGAATGCTGCTCAGGATGAACTGGTGATGCTGAGTGAGGAGCTTGCCCAGCTCTATCATCATGTCTGTCTGTGCAACAACGAGACACCCAACCGTGTCATGCTAGACTATTACAG ACAAGGCAGAGGGCTCAAGGGCCTTTGTGCCAATCTTAAAGCCATGTCATCTGACAACAGTAAAGTTCTCCTCACACCACGCCTTTCCAGGAGAATGGCTGCCGCTGCCACAACCTCAACTTCCGAAGATTCTCGTAGCCCCTCAGAGTCTCCGTCCAAAGAACCCCTACCTGCTGGGGACAGAGGGGGTAAGAAGGGAGACAAGGAGTGGATCCAGGGTCAGTCGCAGCAAAGCCTGACTTCCAGCACTCCTCCAACCCGCTCACCCAGCATCAGTGCCTCGTCAtcgtcctcctcctcatcatcacctGCTTTGGAACCAGTCAGTGAGCTGCGCAGAGAGCCCATGAACATCTACAACCTCAACGCCATCATCAGAGAGCAG GTGAAGCACCTCCAGCGAGCGGTGGACAGGTCTTTGCAGCTGTCCAGACAGAGAGCGGCAGCCAGGGAGCTGTCTCCTTTGCTAGACAAGGACAAGGAAAGCTGCATGCAAGAGATCCTCAAGCTCAAGTCGCTGCTTAGCACCAAGAGAGAGCAGATAGCCACACTCAGGCTGGTGCTCAAAGCTAACAAGCAG ACAGCAGAGGTGGCTCTGACCAACCTGAAAAGCAAGTACGAGGCAGAGAAGTCAATGGTGACCGACACGATGAAGAAGCTTAGGAACGAGCTGAAGGCCCTGAAAGAAGACGCGGCAACTTTCTCTTCTCTACGAGCAATGTTTGCCACCAG GTGCGATGAGTATGTAAACCAGCTGGATGACATGCAGAGACAATTGGCAGCTTCTGAGGATGAGAAGAAGACCCTGAACTCTCTTCTGAGAATGGCCATTCAGCAAAAACTGGCCCTCACCCAACGCCTAGAGGACTTGGCCTTCGATCAAGAACAAACGTGCCGCAACCGTGGCAGCAGGTTGATCCGCAGGAAGTCCACTCCTCCCAAAGTAAGTCTCCCAACTTCAGCTTCGACCGCTGACCTGGCACAAGGCGCCGGTGCAGCTTTGGTCCGCAGTAGTCCCTCCGCTTCTTGCCTTACTAGTCCAACATTAGTCAATTCTGAAGTTCCAACTACTGTGGCAGCTAAGACAGCCTCTCCCTCGTCGATGTCACAAATATTCCCCCGCAGTCCGTCATCACCAAGCATTTCTTCCCCTCCTCAACCTAACGAGACCTCGTCTTCAACCCCTCAGAGTCTGACTCCCACCAAGTGGCGCCTCGGGGTGCGAACGTTTGCGGTTGACTCCCATTGCTTCAATATTTCTTCTCCATTTTCCCGTAGTTTGGCGGCTTCAAGACATATCACCCCAGATACTCAAACCACACCCAAGCCTAACCAGACAGGGTCTGCCCCTTCCTCTCCTTATCGATCCACAACGCTGGGGTTTCGGCGCCCCTTGTGGAGCCCCTCACTCCGAACTCGTCCCTTCTCCAGTCTGATGGGAACATCGGGACATCACACTtcctcctcatcttcttcttacttgtcttcacatcCTGTGGCGTCACCCCACAATTATTCATCCACCTACTACAGCTCCTCTGGTACTGCGTCCTACAGCCACACTACCCACTACACTCCTCTCTACCCCAGATACTATGGTTCCTACCGGCCTTGA